The following proteins are encoded in a genomic region of Actinomadura sp. NAK00032:
- a CDS encoding lactate racemase domain-containing protein, translating to MSRPGLVLEVDERTPPLLVHEGEGFRLERFPLGTRVVYPPDSLPGVRDLTGRIRDALLHPLGSEPLPELLRAGMRLTIVFDDLSLPLPPMRAPDVRQRVIEQVLELAAAAGVDDVELIAANALHRRMTPAEIRHIVGERVFASFWPDRLRNHDAEDPENLVALGQTRHGEDVEINRRAAESDLIVYVNINLVAMNGGAKSVAVGLASYKSLRHHHNVHTLQNSRSFNDPPNSAMHHSYGRMHSLLSESVRVFHVEATLNNDQFPSPFGFLNRREWEWTLRDQATFLAAKRANDLAPAGARRRMWQNLRAPYQVTSVQAGATDEVHGRTLAAVHRQQLTEVQGQSDVLMLGLPYLSPYNVNSVMNPILVACLGLGYYFNMYRNRPLVREGGALIMYHPMPAEFHSLHHPSYIDFYDEVLPQTTDPATIETKYEEQYATDPWYVHLYRNSYAYHGVHPFYMWYWGAHAREHLGDVICVGADRKVAARLGFRAATTLADALEMAGETVGHSPSLTYLHTPPMTMADVR from the coding sequence ATGAGCAGACCCGGCCTCGTACTGGAGGTGGACGAGCGGACGCCGCCGCTTCTCGTGCACGAGGGGGAGGGGTTCCGGCTGGAGCGGTTCCCGCTCGGCACCCGGGTGGTCTACCCGCCGGACTCGCTGCCCGGCGTGCGCGACCTGACCGGCCGGATCCGGGACGCCCTGCTGCACCCGCTCGGCAGCGAGCCGCTGCCCGAGCTGCTGCGCGCGGGCATGCGGCTGACGATCGTCTTCGACGACCTGTCGCTGCCGCTGCCGCCGATGCGCGCCCCCGACGTCCGGCAGCGGGTCATCGAGCAGGTCCTGGAGCTGGCCGCCGCGGCGGGCGTGGACGACGTCGAGCTGATCGCCGCGAACGCGCTGCACCGCCGGATGACCCCGGCGGAGATCCGGCACATCGTCGGGGAGCGGGTGTTCGCCTCGTTCTGGCCCGACCGGCTCCGCAACCACGACGCCGAGGACCCCGAGAACCTCGTCGCGCTCGGGCAGACCCGGCACGGCGAGGACGTCGAGATCAACCGGCGGGCCGCCGAGAGCGACCTCATCGTGTACGTGAACATCAACCTGGTCGCGATGAACGGGGGCGCGAAGTCCGTCGCGGTGGGCCTCGCGTCCTACAAGAGCCTGCGGCACCACCACAACGTCCACACGCTGCAGAACTCCCGGTCGTTCAACGACCCGCCGAACTCGGCGATGCACCACTCCTACGGCCGCATGCACTCGCTGCTGTCGGAGTCGGTGCGGGTGTTCCACGTCGAGGCCACCCTCAACAACGACCAGTTCCCGTCCCCGTTCGGCTTCCTCAACCGGCGCGAATGGGAGTGGACGCTGCGGGACCAGGCGACGTTCCTGGCCGCCAAGCGCGCCAACGACCTCGCCCCCGCCGGGGCGCGCCGCCGCATGTGGCAGAACCTGCGCGCGCCGTACCAGGTCACGTCCGTGCAGGCGGGCGCCACCGACGAGGTGCACGGCCGGACGCTCGCCGCCGTCCACCGGCAGCAGCTCACCGAGGTGCAGGGCCAGTCGGACGTGCTGATGCTCGGCCTGCCGTACCTGTCGCCCTACAACGTCAACTCGGTGATGAACCCGATCCTGGTGGCGTGCCTGGGGCTCGGCTACTACTTCAACATGTACCGGAACCGTCCGCTGGTGCGCGAGGGCGGGGCGCTCATCATGTACCACCCGATGCCGGCGGAGTTCCATTCGCTGCACCACCCCAGCTACATCGACTTCTACGACGAGGTCCTCCCGCAGACGACGGACCCGGCCACGATCGAGACCAAGTACGAGGAGCAGTACGCCACCGACCCCTGGTACGTCCACCTGTACCGGAACAGCTACGCCTACCACGGCGTCCACCCGTTCTACATGTGGTACTGGGGCGCCCACGCGCGCGAGCACCTGGGCGACGTCATCTGCGTGGGCGCGGACCGCAAGGTCGCGGCGCGGCTCGGCTTCCGCGCCGCCACCACGCTGGCCGACGCGCTGGAGATGGCGGGCGAGACCGTCGGGCACAGCCCGAGCCTCACCTACCTGCACACCCCGCCGATGACGATGGCGGACGTCCGATGA
- a CDS encoding zinc-binding dehydrogenase, translating into MILALEYHRSPARYLAAGRLPGRLRPAVVPSLAPLRLSHRKPPPPPGPDWVRLKPVLSGICGSDLSMAAGTVSPYLSALVSTPFVPGHEIVAELMDDAGDLRAGTRVVADPVLSCRTRGLDLCASCADGHENRCDRVTAGRVSAGLQTGFCADTGGGWSERLVAHRDRLHPVPASLPSERAVLAEPLACAIRSVRRIDVPRGASVAVVGAGTVGLLTVLALRELTPAGPITVIARHPGQRRRATALGATETIDPANALRGLRRITGGSLVRPELGPGYLLGGADIVAECTGGQGLDTALRIVRAGGTVLLSGMPSKPADLTPAWYRELTIAGSYASRGAADFAAALDLASHDALEGFVDGVYPLSRWRDALSHALAAGRSGSVKIAFAPQRRADEPAEPNGGADG; encoded by the coding sequence GTGATCCTCGCCCTCGAATACCACCGCTCGCCCGCCCGCTACCTCGCCGCCGGGCGGCTGCCCGGCCGGCTCCGCCCCGCCGTCGTCCCCTCGCTCGCGCCGCTGCGGCTGTCGCACCGCAAGCCGCCCCCGCCGCCCGGCCCGGACTGGGTGCGGCTGAAGCCCGTCCTGTCCGGCATCTGCGGGTCCGACCTGTCGATGGCGGCCGGGACGGTGTCGCCGTACCTGTCGGCGCTGGTGTCGACGCCGTTCGTCCCCGGGCACGAGATCGTCGCCGAGCTGATGGACGACGCCGGCGACCTGCGCGCCGGGACGCGCGTCGTCGCCGACCCGGTGCTGTCGTGCCGGACGCGCGGCCTCGACCTGTGCGCGTCCTGCGCGGACGGCCACGAGAACCGCTGCGACCGCGTCACCGCCGGCCGCGTCTCCGCCGGCCTCCAGACCGGGTTCTGCGCCGACACCGGCGGGGGCTGGTCCGAGCGGCTGGTCGCGCACCGCGACCGGCTGCACCCCGTGCCCGCGTCGCTGCCGTCCGAGCGGGCGGTGCTGGCCGAGCCGCTCGCCTGCGCGATCCGGTCCGTCCGGCGGATCGACGTGCCGCGCGGCGCGTCCGTCGCCGTCGTCGGCGCCGGCACGGTCGGGCTGCTGACCGTCCTCGCGCTGCGCGAGCTCACCCCGGCCGGGCCGATCACCGTCATCGCCCGGCACCCCGGGCAGCGGCGCCGCGCCACCGCGCTCGGCGCCACCGAGACGATCGACCCGGCGAACGCGCTGCGCGGGCTGCGCCGCATCACCGGCGGCTCCCTCGTGCGGCCCGAACTCGGCCCCGGCTACCTGCTCGGCGGCGCCGACATCGTCGCCGAGTGCACCGGCGGGCAGGGCCTCGACACCGCGCTGCGGATCGTCCGGGCGGGCGGCACCGTGCTGCTGTCGGGCATGCCGTCCAAGCCCGCCGACCTCACCCCCGCCTGGTACCGGGAGCTGACCATCGCCGGCTCCTACGCCAGCCGCGGCGCCGCCGACTTCGCCGCCGCGCTCGACCTGGCCTCGCACGACGCCCTGGAGGGCTTCGTCGACGGGGTCTACCCCCTCAGCCGCTGGCGGGACGCGCTGTCGCACGCGCTGGCCGCCGGGCGCTCGGGCAGCGTCAAGATCGCGTTCGCGCCGCAGCGGCGCGCGGACGAGCCCGCCGAACCGAACGGAGGAGCCGACGGATGA
- a CDS encoding HAD-IB family hydrolase has protein sequence MSAGPAGRGVRGEPAGLAGRTVLLTGATGFIGQALLERLLSGHPSTNVVVLVRERPGATAGDRLAELIAKPVFGPWRERVGEDRAREIVRERVRLVPADLSHAAPDVPDDVDVVVHGASVVSFDPPIDEAFRTNVVGTVNLYEGVLAAARRTGRRPHLVHVSTAYVAGSRKGVVREDALEHAIDWRTELDCALEARRAAESDSRRPEVLARLRAAALKAQGKAGPSAVAADTERRRRDAVADRLVAYGRERARSLGWPDVYTFTKALGERAAEDTAREAGVPLSVVRPAIVESALRHPYPGWIDGFKMADPLILAYGQGMLRALAGIPDGIVDIIPVDLVVNALLAAAVVPPEPGGPAYYHVGSGARNPLTLQRLVELVQEHFAEHPLPAPDGRGAVRNRDLRLLSESQAERVLGTAERAMDVAERALLALPGGERTRAWQRDLHRKGREVRMLRRYRDLYGAYGAAEVVYADGATLALDRTLPDGEGCDSAAIDWPHYLRDVHCPAVTAAFYGPPLPRAPKPAPAPFEERGDVAAVFDLDGTIVASDVVEAYLWARLLDAPVRSWPGALLPVLRNAPRYLRAEHRDRGEFLREFVRRYEGAGEAELRALARERLGDVLLRRAWPQAIRRIRAHRAAGHRTVLLTGTVDYFVEPLRTLFDDVLAARLRVVDGRCTGHFEAPPLIGEARAAWLREWARDEGVDLAGSWAYGDHYSDRPVLEQVGHPVAVNPDAHLYRHAKRLRWTVAEWGGAGGKVSAVLDAALEEAR, from the coding sequence GTGAGCGCCGGGCCCGCCGGGCGCGGTGTGCGCGGGGAGCCCGCCGGTCTCGCGGGACGCACCGTCCTGCTCACCGGGGCGACCGGCTTCATCGGGCAGGCGCTGCTGGAGCGGCTGCTGTCGGGGCACCCGTCCACGAACGTCGTCGTGCTGGTGCGGGAGCGGCCCGGCGCCACCGCCGGCGACCGGCTCGCCGAGCTGATCGCCAAGCCCGTGTTCGGGCCGTGGCGGGAGCGGGTCGGCGAGGACCGGGCCCGCGAGATCGTCCGCGAGCGGGTGCGGCTCGTCCCCGCCGACCTGTCCCACGCCGCCCCCGACGTGCCGGACGACGTGGACGTGGTCGTGCACGGCGCGTCCGTCGTGTCGTTCGACCCGCCGATCGACGAGGCGTTCCGCACCAACGTCGTCGGCACCGTCAACCTCTACGAGGGCGTCCTGGCCGCCGCGCGCCGCACCGGCCGCCGCCCGCACCTGGTGCACGTCTCCACCGCCTACGTCGCGGGCTCCCGCAAGGGCGTCGTCCGCGAGGACGCCCTGGAGCACGCCATCGACTGGCGCACCGAGCTGGACTGCGCGCTGGAGGCGCGCCGGGCCGCCGAGAGCGACTCGCGCCGCCCCGAGGTGCTCGCCCGGCTCCGCGCCGCCGCGCTCAAGGCGCAGGGCAAGGCGGGCCCGAGCGCGGTCGCCGCCGACACCGAGCGCCGCCGCCGCGACGCCGTCGCCGACCGGCTCGTCGCCTACGGCCGCGAGCGCGCCCGCAGCCTGGGCTGGCCGGACGTCTACACCTTCACCAAGGCGCTCGGGGAGCGGGCGGCGGAGGACACCGCGCGCGAGGCCGGGGTGCCGCTGTCGGTCGTCCGCCCGGCGATCGTGGAGAGCGCGCTGCGCCACCCCTACCCCGGCTGGATCGACGGGTTCAAGATGGCCGACCCGCTGATCCTCGCCTACGGGCAGGGGATGCTGCGCGCGCTCGCCGGGATCCCGGACGGCATCGTCGACATCATCCCGGTCGACCTGGTGGTGAACGCGCTGCTCGCCGCCGCCGTCGTCCCGCCCGAACCCGGCGGGCCCGCCTACTACCACGTCGGCTCCGGCGCCCGGAACCCGCTGACGCTGCAGCGGCTGGTGGAACTCGTCCAGGAGCACTTCGCCGAGCACCCGCTGCCCGCCCCCGACGGCCGCGGCGCCGTCCGCAACCGCGACCTGAGGCTGCTCAGCGAGTCGCAGGCCGAACGCGTCCTCGGCACCGCCGAACGCGCGATGGACGTCGCCGAGCGCGCCCTGCTCGCCCTCCCCGGCGGCGAGCGCACCCGCGCCTGGCAGCGCGACCTGCACCGCAAGGGCCGCGAGGTGCGGATGCTGCGCCGCTACCGCGACCTGTACGGGGCCTACGGCGCCGCCGAGGTCGTCTACGCCGACGGCGCCACCCTCGCGCTGGACCGGACGCTCCCCGACGGCGAGGGCTGCGACTCGGCCGCCATCGACTGGCCGCACTACCTCCGCGACGTGCACTGCCCCGCCGTGACCGCCGCCTTCTACGGCCCGCCGCTGCCCCGCGCGCCCAAGCCCGCCCCGGCCCCCTTCGAGGAGCGCGGCGACGTCGCCGCCGTCTTCGACCTGGACGGGACGATCGTCGCGTCCGACGTCGTCGAGGCGTACCTGTGGGCGCGGCTGCTCGACGCGCCCGTCCGGTCCTGGCCGGGGGCGCTGCTGCCCGTCCTGCGCAACGCGCCGCGCTACCTGCGCGCCGAGCACCGCGACCGCGGCGAGTTCCTGCGCGAGTTCGTCCGCCGCTACGAGGGCGCCGGCGAGGCGGAGCTGCGCGCGCTGGCCCGCGAGCGGCTCGGCGACGTGCTGCTGCGCCGCGCCTGGCCGCAGGCGATCCGCCGCATCCGCGCCCACCGCGCCGCCGGGCACCGCACCGTCCTGCTCACCGGCACCGTCGACTACTTCGTCGAGCCGCTGCGCACCCTGTTCGACGACGTGCTGGCGGCGCGGCTGCGGGTGGTCGACGGGCGCTGCACCGGCCACTTCGAGGCGCCGCCGCTGATCGGCGAGGCGCGCGCCGCGTGGCTGCGCGAATGGGCCCGCGACGAGGGCGTCGACCTCGCCGGGAGCTGGGCCTACGGTGACCACTACTCCGACCGCCCCGTGCTGGAGCAGGTCGGCCACCCCGTCGCGGTCAACCCCGACGCCCACCTCTACCGGCACGCCAAGCGGCTCCGCTGGACGGTCGCCGAGTGGGGCGGCGCCGGCGGCAAGGTGTCCGCCGTGCTCGACGCCGCCCTGGAGGAGGCCCGGTGA
- a CDS encoding ferritin-like domain-containing protein, which translates to MTQDFDLDRYVRNSRAVDLSGVAWDQISAHPVSGAEARCLTFMMDIETHTVMYARDLLATRAAFDPEITAFMSCWIYEEFWHGEAFSRFLGEAGFTLAPDREKVNAASPYPTKTVRNERIRRALGRSVYTGHLVSMLGSALTRDFVAIQMTWGAMNELSAINSYQAMIERSANPVLRDILRRVIKDERRHFAFYRAQARMRLARSARARRLARWAMHRLWAPVGTGLRPQEESDFALVWLFGDDAGLDRMRRIDATIAELPGFAGATLAEDARRRSLERMPPGRVPELSTDGALARAGVHRERREAAA; encoded by the coding sequence ATGACGCAGGATTTCGACCTCGACCGCTACGTGCGGAACTCGCGGGCGGTGGACCTGTCGGGAGTCGCGTGGGACCAGATCTCCGCCCACCCGGTCTCCGGTGCGGAGGCGCGCTGCCTGACGTTCATGATGGACATCGAGACCCACACCGTGATGTACGCGCGCGACCTCCTCGCCACCCGGGCCGCGTTCGACCCGGAGATCACGGCGTTCATGAGCTGCTGGATCTACGAGGAGTTCTGGCACGGGGAGGCGTTCTCCCGGTTCCTCGGGGAGGCGGGCTTCACGCTGGCCCCCGACCGGGAGAAGGTCAACGCCGCCTCGCCGTACCCGACCAAGACCGTCCGCAACGAGCGGATCCGGCGGGCGCTGGGCCGCAGCGTCTACACCGGCCACCTCGTCTCGATGCTCGGCTCCGCGCTGACCCGCGACTTCGTCGCGATCCAGATGACCTGGGGCGCGATGAACGAGCTCAGCGCGATCAACAGCTACCAGGCGATGATCGAGCGCAGCGCCAACCCGGTGCTGCGCGACATCCTGCGGCGCGTCATCAAGGACGAGCGCCGCCACTTCGCCTTCTACCGGGCGCAGGCGCGGATGCGGCTCGCGCGGAGCGCCCGCGCGCGGCGGCTGGCGCGCTGGGCCATGCACCGCCTGTGGGCACCGGTCGGCACGGGGCTGCGCCCCCAGGAGGAGAGCGACTTCGCCCTGGTGTGGCTGTTCGGCGACGACGCCGGGCTCGACCGGATGCGCCGCATCGACGCGACGATCGCCGAGCTGCCCGGCTTCGCCGGCGCGACGCTGGCCGAGGACGCCCGGCGCCGCTCGCTGGAGCGCATGCCGCCGGGCCGCGTCCCCGAGCTGTCCACCGACGGGGCCCTGGCCCGCGCCGGCGTCCACCGCGAGCGCCGCGAGGCCGCGGCGTGA
- a CDS encoding helix-turn-helix domain-containing protein, with translation MSVLVFASVLRCAHQEPGRPPAGAYPDLRPCPDPAPDPDWLDDMRHLIATALPDGPVTVGWVASRMAVSSRTLQRRLHDAGTSWRDELEYVRGRSARLLLEDGALTREAVARRLGYSDARSLRRALRRWDWRTGSAA, from the coding sequence ATGTCCGTTCTCGTCTTCGCCAGCGTGCTGCGGTGCGCGCACCAGGAGCCGGGCCGTCCGCCCGCAGGCGCCTATCCGGACCTGCGGCCGTGCCCCGACCCGGCCCCGGACCCGGACTGGCTGGACGACATGCGCCATCTCATCGCGACCGCGCTGCCCGACGGCCCCGTCACCGTGGGCTGGGTGGCGTCCCGGATGGCGGTGAGTTCCCGCACCCTCCAGCGCCGGCTCCATGACGCGGGCACGAGCTGGCGCGACGAACTGGAGTACGTGCGCGGCCGCAGCGCCCGGCTCCTGCTTGAGGACGGCGCCCTGACCCGCGAGGCGGTGGCCCGCCGCCTCGGCTACTCCGACGCCCGCTCGCTGCGGCGCGCGCTGCGCCGCTGGGATTGGCGCACCGGGTCCGCCGCATGA
- a CDS encoding sensor histidine kinase has protein sequence MRTWRVARVLNGGDGGDDGDDDGGGGGPGRGDRTPLLVRAIIVLYFGLTLQTRLLKQAETGPSRLLVSATVVIVLVFGVQLLFVLYGPRAFRPGARRAVILLAAQAALAALPLLVFGNDWYPVAGGFLAGAVLLLVRPPLSWLLVGLIAGAEGLLRHAQGWPPDSVSFCVMATVNVGVSMYALTRLAGLIRELHLTRAQFAAAAAARERIAASGSLRAVLDAALTRIEAASRRALARGAAPSRADLDEVVRTARRALGDVRSIIGALQAAPPPAARPGVVTQPRLAWTILAIITAGFGVQQVMYVLAGADGDPWTIGAAVVVAGAVAAIQLRHSGTVLRGRRPKGAAWTFAVQFALVFVPFALLGWEWATMACLVTASAVLVAPGRVAWWLFGATVAAWYAPALWASHGTLFHLYTCAVSVQIGVIVYALDRLPRLAREVAAARERLARMAALHERLRISRDVHDLLGLGLSTITVKAELARRVAGSDPVRARGELAELIVLADRSRAEANAVAKDEPALVLREEADAARVALAAAGARVRMDPERWPTAPPAVDAVLAAVLREAVTNVLRHARARRCHIAVTVHKGAFRLTVGNDGAARQGEAGLGKGSGRGLANLTARATAVGGSLSAGADGYGRFALVAEVPASATSAAARDALLLRESLIA, from the coding sequence GTGCGGACGTGGCGTGTCGCACGCGTCCTGAACGGCGGCGACGGCGGCGACGACGGCGATGACGACGGCGGGGGCGGCGGGCCCGGCCGGGGCGACCGCACGCCCCTGCTCGTCCGCGCGATCATCGTCCTCTACTTCGGGCTGACCCTCCAGACGCGGCTGCTCAAGCAGGCCGAGACCGGCCCGTCCCGGCTGCTGGTGTCGGCCACGGTCGTGATCGTCCTGGTCTTCGGCGTGCAGCTGCTGTTCGTGCTGTACGGGCCGCGCGCCTTCCGGCCCGGCGCCCGCAGGGCGGTGATCCTGCTGGCGGCGCAGGCCGCGCTGGCGGCGCTGCCGCTGCTGGTGTTCGGCAACGACTGGTACCCGGTGGCGGGCGGGTTCCTCGCCGGGGCGGTGCTGCTGCTGGTGCGCCCGCCGCTGTCATGGCTGCTGGTGGGGCTCATCGCGGGCGCGGAGGGGCTGCTGCGGCACGCGCAGGGGTGGCCGCCCGACAGCGTCTCGTTCTGCGTGATGGCGACCGTCAACGTCGGGGTGTCGATGTACGCGCTCACCCGGCTGGCGGGCCTGATCCGGGAGCTGCACCTCACCCGCGCGCAGTTCGCGGCGGCGGCCGCGGCGCGGGAGCGGATCGCGGCGTCCGGCAGCCTGCGCGCCGTGCTGGACGCGGCGCTCACCCGCATTGAGGCGGCGAGCCGCCGCGCCCTCGCCCGGGGCGCCGCGCCGTCCCGCGCCGACCTGGACGAGGTGGTTCGCACCGCGCGCCGCGCGCTCGGCGACGTCCGCTCGATCATCGGCGCGCTGCAGGCCGCGCCGCCCCCGGCCGCGCGGCCGGGAGTGGTCACGCAGCCGCGCCTGGCCTGGACGATCCTCGCCATCATCACCGCGGGCTTCGGCGTCCAGCAGGTCATGTACGTGCTGGCGGGCGCGGACGGGGACCCGTGGACGATCGGCGCGGCGGTCGTCGTGGCCGGCGCGGTCGCGGCGATCCAGCTCCGGCACTCCGGCACGGTGCTGCGCGGGCGGCGGCCGAAGGGCGCGGCCTGGACGTTCGCCGTCCAGTTCGCGCTGGTCTTCGTCCCGTTCGCGCTGCTCGGCTGGGAGTGGGCGACGATGGCGTGCCTGGTGACCGCCTCGGCGGTGCTGGTCGCGCCCGGCCGCGTCGCGTGGTGGCTGTTCGGCGCGACGGTCGCGGCCTGGTACGCGCCCGCCCTGTGGGCGTCGCACGGCACCTTGTTCCACCTCTACACCTGCGCGGTGTCGGTGCAGATCGGCGTGATCGTGTACGCCCTGGACCGGCTGCCGCGGCTCGCCCGGGAGGTCGCCGCCGCGCGCGAGCGGCTGGCCCGGATGGCGGCGCTGCACGAGCGGCTGCGCATCTCCCGGGACGTCCACGACCTGCTCGGGCTCGGGCTGTCCACGATCACGGTCAAGGCCGAGCTGGCCCGCCGGGTCGCGGGCAGCGACCCGGTGCGCGCCCGCGGCGAGCTGGCCGAGCTGATCGTGCTGGCCGACCGGTCCCGGGCGGAGGCGAACGCCGTCGCGAAGGACGAGCCGGCCCTGGTGCTGCGCGAGGAGGCGGACGCGGCGCGCGTCGCGCTGGCGGCGGCGGGCGCCCGGGTGCGGATGGACCCGGAGCGCTGGCCCACCGCGCCGCCCGCCGTGGACGCCGTGCTGGCCGCCGTGCTCCGGGAGGCGGTCACGAACGTGCTGCGGCACGCGCGGGCCCGGCGCTGCCACATCGCGGTCACCGTCCACAAGGGGGCGTTCCGGCTCACGGTCGGCAACGACGGCGCGGCCCGGCAGGGGGAGGCGGGCCTGGGGAAGGGGTCGGGCCGGGGCCTGGCGAACCTCACCGCGCGGGCCACCGCCGTCGGCGGCTCGCTCTCGGCGGGGGCGGACGGGTACGGCCGGTTCGCCCTTGTCGCCGAGGTCCCGGCGAGCGCCACGAGCGCGGCGGCGCGGGACGCCCTGCTCCTGCGCGAAAGCCTGATCGCTTGA
- a CDS encoding LuxR family transcriptional regulator, translated as MLGETLYGRSAEQEEIGLLLERARAGTGGGALIVRGEAGIGKSALLDHAESAAGGMRVLRWTGIEAEAALPFAALQLLLAGRADLVERLPAPHAAAVRAALGPVPPRARARLLVGPALLALLTELAAGEPLLCLVDDAHWLDRASADALLFAARRAAGSGLAIVIAVRDGIAGAAPHAWSRTGVPELPLAGLADDAAERLLAERAPELPAARRADAARWAGGNPLALLGFPAAGSARFARVPAEFARAVEGLPRAARLLLAVAAADDTGSPGAVAAAARSLDVPFDALDAAEEAGLVHLTEDAVRFPHPLARAAAYQGVPAARRAAAHRALAAVGLDEAVILAWLAGDRATARDASAGMDEPSAGARLALALLDGDVATAGRLAPHFRDAADPRRRLLAAEGALLTGDDAAAAELSAALAADCRTGGPAALLPRALIAEARARLVLGDHGAARALADEAREAAERSGSRRLVAAAASVRARQAATEGNEVRCRALSADGAAGACVGDALALLSLGLGRPGDALERFRELHRDPAASPPAAFLSLADHVEAAVAAGRPEAAAGPMERLEAFARETGRPWADGAARRCRALLANDPAAVERHFTLALRAHHGADRPFERARTELLYGEWLRRARRRTRARTRLRAALEVFERLGAVPWAERARRELRAAGEGTAPPDAAGHPSGSLTAQELQVVRMATTGATNRQIAARLGLSHRTVAYHLYKAFPKLGVASRAELHRCLPAAGGREHRSA; from the coding sequence ATGCTGGGGGAAACGCTGTACGGGCGGTCGGCCGAGCAGGAGGAGATCGGCCTGCTGCTGGAGCGCGCCCGCGCCGGGACGGGCGGCGGCGCGCTGATCGTGCGCGGTGAGGCCGGGATCGGCAAGTCCGCGCTGCTCGACCACGCGGAGTCGGCCGCCGGAGGGATGCGCGTCCTGCGCTGGACCGGGATCGAGGCCGAGGCCGCCCTCCCGTTCGCGGCGCTGCAGCTGCTCCTCGCCGGCCGCGCGGACCTGGTGGAGCGGCTGCCCGCCCCGCACGCGGCGGCCGTGCGGGCCGCGCTCGGCCCGGTCCCGCCCCGCGCGCGGGCCCGCCTGCTCGTCGGGCCCGCACTGCTGGCGCTGCTCACCGAACTGGCGGCGGGCGAGCCGCTGCTGTGCCTGGTCGACGACGCGCACTGGCTCGACCGGGCGTCGGCGGACGCGCTGCTGTTCGCCGCGCGCCGCGCGGCCGGGTCCGGCCTCGCGATCGTCATCGCGGTCCGCGACGGGATCGCGGGCGCGGCCCCGCACGCCTGGTCGCGCACCGGCGTGCCCGAGCTGCCGCTGGCGGGTCTCGCCGACGACGCGGCCGAGCGCCTGCTCGCGGAGCGGGCGCCGGAGCTGCCCGCCGCGCGGCGCGCGGACGCCGCCCGCTGGGCGGGCGGCAACCCGCTGGCCCTGCTCGGCTTCCCGGCCGCCGGGTCCGCCCGGTTCGCGCGGGTGCCGGCGGAGTTCGCGCGGGCCGTCGAGGGCCTGCCCCGGGCCGCGCGGCTGCTGCTGGCCGTCGCGGCGGCCGACGACACCGGCTCGCCCGGCGCCGTCGCGGCGGCGGCGCGGAGCCTGGACGTGCCGTTCGACGCGCTGGACGCGGCAGAAGAGGCGGGCCTCGTCCACCTCACCGAGGACGCGGTCCGCTTCCCCCATCCGCTCGCCCGCGCCGCCGCCTACCAGGGCGTCCCGGCCGCGCGACGCGCTGCGGCGCACCGCGCGCTCGCCGCCGTGGGCCTGGACGAGGCCGTGATCCTGGCCTGGCTGGCCGGCGACCGGGCGACGGCCCGCGACGCGTCCGCCGGGATGGACGAGCCGTCCGCCGGGGCGCGGCTGGCGCTGGCCCTGCTCGACGGCGACGTGGCGACCGCCGGGCGGCTCGCCCCTCACTTCCGGGACGCGGCCGATCCGCGCCGCCGCCTCCTGGCCGCCGAGGGCGCGCTGCTGACCGGCGACGACGCGGCCGCCGCCGAGCTGTCCGCCGCGCTCGCCGCCGACTGCCGCACGGGCGGGCCGGCCGCGCTGCTGCCCCGCGCGCTCATCGCCGAGGCGCGGGCCCGGCTCGTCCTCGGCGACCACGGCGCGGCGCGGGCGCTGGCGGACGAGGCGCGCGAGGCGGCCGAGCGGTCCGGGTCGCGCCGCCTGGTCGCGGCGGCGGCCTCGGTCCGGGCGCGGCAGGCGGCGACCGAGGGCAACGAGGTGCGCTGCCGCGCGCTGTCCGCCGACGGGGCCGCCGGCGCGTGCGTCGGCGACGCGCTCGCACTCCTCTCCCTGGGCCTCGGCCGTCCGGGCGACGCGCTGGAGCGTTTCCGCGAGCTGCACCGGGACCCGGCCGCGTCTCCGCCTGCGGCCTTCCTTTCCCTCGCCGACCACGTGGAGGCTGCGGTCGCGGCGGGCCGTCCCGAGGCCGCCGCCGGACCGATGGAGCGGCTGGAGGCCTTCGCCCGGGAGACCGGACGGCCCTGGGCGGACGGCGCCGCGCGTCGATGCCGGGCGCTGCTGGCGAACGACCCCGCCGCCGTGGAGCGGCACTTCACGCTCGCGCTGCGGGCGCACCACGGGGCCGACCGCCCGTTCGAGCGCGCCCGCACGGAGCTGCTGTACGGCGAATGGCTGCGCCGCGCGCGGCGCCGCACGCGGGCCAGGACGCGGCTGCGCGCCGCGCTGGAGGTCTTCGAGCGGCTCGGCGCGGTCCCGTGGGCGGAGCGGGCGCGCCGCGAGCTGCGCGCGGCGGGGGAGGGCACCGCCCCGCCGGACGCTGCCGGGCACCCGTCCGGCAGCCTCACCGCGCAGGAGCTCCAGGTCGTCCGGATGGCGACGACCGGCGCGACGAACCGGCAGATCGCGGCCCGGCTGGGGCTGAGCCACCGGACCGTCGCCTACCACCTCTACAAGGCGTTCCCGAAGCTCGGCGTGGCGTCCCGCGCGGAGCTGCACCGGTGCCTGCCCGCCGCCGGCGGCCGGGAGCACCGGTCCGCCTGA